caataaattaataattatcgAGGAAACACTTGGCGTGTCGTAAATCATTTTGAAGTTTCCATTTCCATCGAACTAACCATTAGATGGCACGGGGTCCTTGAGACTTGAGAGCGGGTCACCATGTGTCAGCTAAGGACGGATTCGGATCGACCTCTTTAGACCATACGGTGTGAATGAGCTTGAAAATAGGGTGTTATTCGACACGTGCATGACACGTAAGCACGTCTCAGAAAAGTGGCATCATACCAAAAAAACACGTGGTGAGATGGGGCTTTGTGTCACACATGGCATacattttttataatattttaaatttaaaaaacaaagaAAACCAATAAAAACCCAACCACCCAATGAGAAACCTTCACATCACATATCACCCAACCTCCACGCCGATGCCGATGGAAAACATGCCGTCCTTCCCTGCACGCCAACAACGAGGTGGTGTAGTGTTGTGGTTGAGGTCTCCACGCCAGAAACCACGCCCCATACCGTATAGTTTTAAGGACTTCACTGGGCACATTAAACCAgttatagtttgtttgattgtatttTATCCAAGTGAGGTATGAAAAGAGTGAGATGTAGAGAAACGACCGGGGATGAAAATGGATCGGGTCTAGAAACATGATTTTTAAACAATCACCCATTTCATCTCTTTCCCTCCGTTACCATCTGTTAATGGGAAACCATGTCTCCATTGAATTAATCTTGagtaaacttccattttgctccctgtggtttggtcagttgaacggttttgccccaaacctttaaaaacagacattttactccctgatctataaAGCTTATCTCTATTTCACTCCCCACGCCTAACGCCATCCAATTCAACTGTTAAATCCTAGTCACATGCCTCTCACAtaaggggcattttagtcttttcccACTCAAACTTTTTAATTTCCCTTTTTAATTGTCACACACTTTCTCTTTCAAGACCATTCCCCTGCATATCTCTCTGGACACCATTCCCCACACCTTTATCATCCAAATTCTCAAATCCTAATGTAATTCTCTATTATACTTCAACAACAGTAACACAAAGAATGAATCAAATTTCACAAAATATATAGTGTACTGTGTACCTTGATCATGACTGCAGAACATAGGTATTAATGTAACTTCAAATCTCACAAAACTATATATAAATTCTCTTACACAACAGTGAAAGTAATAGGGTATTGGTGTACTTCATTCAATGGGGCATTGGCACCTGTTTCTTCTTCTACAGAATAACAGGAATGATTAACGAGTAATAATCTCGACAACGTGCTTACAATCACCGGAGACTCATTAAGCTCCCCAATTCAAGCAATAATCTCGTCACTATTCATATCTCCTTTCAGACCCCAAGGTGGGTTCATAGTTAAGATTTCAAGCATAATACACCCCAACCGCCCAAATATCAGACGGAGCTTCTTGCACACCATCAATCACGACTTCAGGCGAAAATTACATCGGTGTGCCCCTCCAATAAGGTACAATTAACTTCCCCTTTTTATTCTGTTTTACCCTCTTTGCCAACCCCAAATCACCAATCTTGGCTGTGTATTGATCCGCTCCAGGGTGGTGGTGGTAGTTGTCGCGTGGAGATGGTGGAAagggggtggtggtggttgttagGTGGGttgggggtggtggtggttgttagGTGGGTTGGGGGTGGTGTTACAGTATATAAGTATATAAAGAGATGCAGGGAATGGTGTAGAGAGAGAGTGTGAAAATTAAAAATGGAAATTAAAAAGTTGAGTAAATTACACAGATTGTCCTTTAATTATACCCTAAATTGCAGTCTCTGCCCTTTCCCTTTAATTTGTGCAAGCCATGTCCTTTAAATAACAAATTTGCACACTCCTTGTCCTTTGCTCCAAACCCCATCCAACAACCCAGTTAAATGCACCCATGTGCCTCTCACATgatgggtaaaattgtaatttatcCTCCGCTTAAACATCACCCGAATCTGAACTAACGAATCTGGAGCCCTATACCCGAACCCGAGCTGTAAacaaccaccaccactgccaccagcGTCCACCACCGCAGATGGCCGCGACGCAGCCGCCGTCATCACCACCATCAGcctccatcatcatcatcaacagcatCTATTATTACCACATACTCGCTTATCAGCAAAATAGAGAAAAAAAGGAACGAGAGGTGAGGGGATTTACCGGAAAATCTGTCGGTGAAAAGCTCCACCGCCGTCGTAGCGGCGTTTCTGGTCACCGGAGCGACGACTCCGTCCTCTGCACATCGCCGCACCACCATAAAGGGGTGACCGGCACTACTTCTCCATCCCAATCGCTCTCTCTCTCGCTGTTTCTCTCTCTACAAGCCGCCGTCGTAGCGGCGTTTCTGGTCACCGGAGCGACGACTCCGTCCTCTGCACATCGCCGCACCACCATAAAGGGGTGACCGGCACTACTTCTCCATCCCAATCGCTCTCTCTCTCGCTGTTTCTCTCTCTACAAGCCTCTCTCTCTCTTCGATCTCTCTATCTCCGTCATATCCAGTCCGGTGTGGGTGTGAGGGGGGTGTAAGAGGTGAGGGTTGGGTGTGTGTGAAGCCGATCGGGCTACCGGCGCCAGCGGCTGGCCTGGGTATTGCCGGTCATACGAAGAGAAGAGAAATAGGAAGGATAGATCGAGTGGAGGTGGGTGATGGCCGATTTTGTGCTTCAAATGGAAAAGATGAAGTTCTGATTATCTATTTATGTGTGTATGTTAGGTTGCAGGGAGGAAGAAAGACTCCAGAGGTTTTAAAAGGTAGGTGGAgggtaaattacaattttacccattATGTGAGAGGCACATGGGTGCATTTAACTGGGTTGTTGGATGGGGTTTGGAGCAAAGGACAAGGAGTGTGCAAATTTGTTATTTAAAGGACATGGCCTGCACAAATTAAAGGGAAAGGGCAAGGACTGCAATTTAGGGTATAATTAAAGGACAATctgtgtaatttactctaaaaagtTTTAGTAGGAAAAGACTAAAATGTCCCTCATGAGAGGGGCATGTGACCAGGATTTAACAGTTGAATTGGATGACGTTAGGGGCGGGAAGTGAAATAGAGATAagcttcatagatcagggagtaaaatgtcCGTTTTTAAatgtttggggcaaaaccgttaaagtggccaacccacagggagcaaaatggaagtttactCATTAATCTTTCCTCCGTTATCACCTAACTTTTATATATCACAAATCTTGAACCGGGGATCGAATTCGTCAATTAAAGTTTAGCAGGTGTTAattggaaatggaaatcgccagAATGGAGATCGATCTAGGGATTATATCTTCAACAATTTTGGTTCCAAGACATTGATGGCGCTGTTCAAACGCTTAGTTTCCATGAGGCCACCGGATGGACTCATTGAGATGTCTGAGAAAGTTTACCGTACGTATCTCCTAATTATTAACACAAAATGTTTACCTTCAAATGGGAAATGCttgaaagtttttttttatatagtaATCTGAGACCCTATTGTATTTtctgttaggttttttttttttttttgaaaaacttcaTTAACAAACGCAACCGACCCCAAACAGGCCGGCCCAACCGGAACTACaacaaaattacatatttacaaaagagCACCAATCTTTCCACTCAATACCTTTGTGCTTCGATCTAttcgaaaaccataaaaaaccTAAAGCTTTAACCTCACTTAAAATACTTTCGATCATGATCGGCGAGTTAGAGAACAAAGCATTATTCCTAGCGCGCCAAAGACACCAACAAGTGATAATGAATTAATGATGATACCTTGCACTGCCTCTTTCTTCCTTTCTGAACCTCTTAAAACCGAATGGTAGTCAAGAAGATCTCTGGTCAAGAAAGCAAAAATATTAGGAATTTTACACCACGAACTGATACCGTTCCAAACCGTCGATGCGATGAAACAAGAAGTAAAAAGATGCTCTGTGTTCTCATCCTCGGACCTGCATAAAGGACACAAAGAATCTTCTATGTAGATGTTCATTTTCCTTAACGCATCTCTTGTCGGAATCCTATCCATCTCCATACGCCACGCATGAATGTTGCATTTTGCCGGCGTCCAACGGCACCAATCCAGCACAAAGCTGTTAACAGCCTCATAATCTgaatataacattttttttacagCTTTAACAGTGAATTCCCCATCTGAGCCAGCCGACCACATCCATTTGTCAACCCCATCCACGAGCTGGACATTATCCAGCAGCCGCGTTAGCTGCTGAAGACTGTTCAACAAACCCGAATCAGTAATCGAAGATCTCCATTCCCACTTCAATTCGGAGACTCCATCAACACTGGAAACCCGGTCAACCACCATACATTTTTTGTTTATCTCTAACCCAAATAATTCAGGAAATCTCTCCTTTAAAGGCTCGTTAGTGATCCACGGGTCAAGCCAAAAGCGTATCTCCTTGCCATTTCCTAAACCtccttttaaataattttttatgTGACGCCCACCGACTTTAGTAGAGATGCATACCTTGGCGATGTTATTCCAAGTGCCACTCAAAGTTTTCTTGAACGGGATACACTCCCACCCCACCCTACTAGAGTGAAAAGCGTCGATGACTTTCCTCCATAAGTTGTTCGTCTCCTTCTTGTATCGCCATCCCCATTTAATCAATAAAGCTATGTTAACCTCACGGAGTTTGTTTATATCTGTTGCCTTGTTTTCACAGGCTAGTGTTATTTAATGATTTTATTGAGATTACTGTGAATAAACTCGTTGAAAATCATTTGCAGTTTTCAATTGCTGCATCTCAACTAAAGTACTTAAAGAAGATGAGTACAAGGTCTACATGGCTAGCACTGTGGCAGATCTTCAAGCCCGTTATTCCGGCTTATCTTTCATGGTTTTTAACTTTAAAGAAGGTGACACAAGGACCCAAATATCAGACATATTATCCCAGTACGATATGACGGTAATGGAGTACCCTCAGCAATATGAAGGGTGCCCAATCTTACcactacaagtgattcatcacTTTTTGAGACGTAGTGAAAGCTGGCTCTCGGTAGAGGGTCAACAAAACGCGCTTCTATTGCACTGTGAAAGGGGCGGGTGGCCTGTGCTTGCATTTATGCTTGCAGCTCTGGTTTTATTTAGAAAACAATATAGTGGCGAACAAAAGACTCTTGAAATATTCTATAAATTTGTTCCTAGAGAGCTTCTTCGTCTTTTAACACCTTTTAATTCGCAACCTTCTCAACTGAGGTATCTTCAGTACATATCCGGGAGAAATTTGGGTTCTGATTGGCCGTCATCAGACACATTGTTAGATTTGGATTGTATCATACTTAGATTTCTTCCTTTGTTTGGTGAAAAGGGTTGTAGACCTGTAATTCGAATCTATGGTCAAGATTCATCTTCATCAACAACCAATATGGGCTCTACGCTTTTGTTTACATCCCCCAAAACCGAAGAACAAGCCCACTACTATCAACCAGTAAGTTTCTCTACCAGTCAGTTAAGAGATATTTCTTCATTATATAGCTAATCAGAATCAGATGGCACTactagaaaaattaaaatttctgACACCATTTTCCGTAAGAAATGCGTCACAACTCGCGATTTTCTACGAATTTGTGACAAAATGCATATGTAGgaaaaccacttgtaggaaactggtttcttacgcattttctacgcattttcctacccatttCTGACAGAAAAGGGCTGTCACAAATTGCTACacattttctacgcattttcctacccatttaacggaagttaatttttaatttttgctacacaattgtcatgaaatttaatttttatattttttcagtTGTTTGAAAGTGTCACAAATCCTGATCATTTACGTAATTAGTTCATATAATCTTATGACTTTGTGATTGCAGGACGAGTGTAAATTGGTGAAAATCGATATTCATCAGCGTGTTCAAGGAGATGTGGTACTTGAATGTATACAATTGGACGATGTTAGGGAGGAAATGATATTTAGAGTAATGTTTAACACGACATTTGTGCGAAATAATGTGCTTAAATTGAGTTTAGATGAAGTTGATGTTATGTGGGATGCAAGAGATCAGATGCCAAAGAATTTTGAAGCAGAGGTAGGCCTTTTTGTTCTTTTTCCGCGCTGAATTTACTGTTATTTTGGAAACACAAGACGTTGAATACATACTTATATATGTATCAGGTATGCTTTGAAAACAAGAATGAAGAGTTTTTTGACGTAGAAGAGATTTTTAGTGACACGGTTGATGCGCAAGATGGTCTTTTACCGAAATAAATTAAGGTGGATGCTGAAAATGGTGATATAGTCTTGAAGGAAGAATCAAAGACTAGATGAAAATGCTTCTCTCCCAAGGGTCTTCTTTAACGCCTAGTTTTCTTTAGCgtgttatttttttctttttctttttttttaaagttgtGAATAAAGATCGCATGAAAGTATATGTTTCTAAGTATATATCTCTATTTATAGACCAAAACACGTACGTACAAAGAGTATCCTTGCTCTCCAAATCTTAACGCCAGAAGAACAACTCTAACTTATCTAATGGATAGTGGTTTTCATTAAATAACCAAGAACAATATGTAATGATATCCATTGTATACTGTCAGATTCTATAGAAATTTGAAGATTACACCTCTTGATATTCATCTAACGATATTTCCATGGGTCAGGTCTTTATCTAGATACAATTTGACCCGATATGTTTACAACGTATGATGATCCAATCAATCAAAACTATGTTCCAATACCTTTAATTCTTGCAGCAGCTTCGTTGGCAAGATCTTTCCAACACCTGCATATAAAGGATGATTAGTATTCTCAAAATACATAATGACTTTATCCAATACTTATTCAACTTTTCATGTTTCTACAAAATCCAAAACTTCTGATATGTTTTGATATGTTTCTACATAATGAAGCGGCGATGAAGGAGTTGATGGATGCTAAAAAGAAACAAGTAGACGAGTCTATCACGTTGGTGCATGATCAACACAAGAGTGTAAAGCGAATGATGTTTGACCAGGACGTTGAGACGTTTACTAAGTCGTATGATCTTCTACAAGGTCGGCTAAGAGAGCTTGTTATACAATGTAAACGTGAAATAGCCGAAACATATGGTTGGCCAATAGAAGAGATAGATGAATGAAGTTCTTTTTATTAAATTATcgtattttttttgtttgaatcatgtatttttttttctaattttttgatttaaaaaaataaaaagttttaggATAGTTGAAAGGAGTGTTACCAGTGTACACTGTTAATAACTTATTAATTAATCAAGGGACACCCCCTCCACCCTCAGATTATGCGTAGTATTTAGTTGTCTAAAAATGCAAAAGTTTCTATCATGTCACTGCCGCATAGGCAGGCATAGGCAGTTGGTTTATAACTACACCCTTAAAAATTTGTAGtgatttaactaaaaaaaataaataaaagaaaaaaaatagaaaaatgaaGTGATTGGTTGCAGTTGGTGGACCCCCTTGATGAGTTGGTGGACCCCCTTGATGAAGCTCTCAGTGCCTCAGTAGTGCCCCATTTTGGCTCCCCCGTAGCAATGTTTAACGCCTAGTTTGGCTGAGGTGGCGAAGGCGCGATTCTAGCTTGCTTACTCTTTATTGCCCCTACTTGTTGATTAATTAATAAGTTTTTAAGAGAAAATCATAGTATTTGTTTTTTATACTTTAAAATCTCATCGTACTTCTTTCATTCATGAAACGCTTGCTTAAAATCTCATCGTAGACGAAACTACATGTAATAATCGTGTATCTAGCTATATTTAATTCTATTAAATGCATTAAGTTTAATAAAATCTATAGATTGATTCCATAactcatttaaaaaaaacatacaagAGAAAGATCAATATGAACCGGTAGCCAATGGCAGAGATTGAACGAAAACTTAATGGGGAGCGGACCCTCAAAATCCAAATTGATGGGGGCCGGACtcttaaaaatccaatattttgcattaaaaattcaaaaaattcagTAAAATTAACAATCCCGTAACAACGCATGGGTCTTAAATACTAGTTAAAATTAGTTATGAACAAAGACAAGAACTTGACATAAAAAAAGGAACAAATCATAAACATGCACAAAGAATATGATGATTGAAAAGAAAAGAAgccaaacacaaaaaaaa
This is a stretch of genomic DNA from Helianthus annuus cultivar XRQ/B chromosome 16, HanXRQr2.0-SUNRISE, whole genome shotgun sequence. It encodes these proteins:
- the LOC110917326 gene encoding formin-like protein 20 isoform X1, with translation MALFKRLVSMRPPDGLIEMSEKVYLFNCCISTKVLKEDEYKVYMASTVADLQARYSGLSFMVFNFKEGDTRTQISDILSQYDMTVMEYPQQYEGCPILPLQVIHHFLRRSESWLSVEGQQNALLLHCERGGWPVLAFMLAALVLFRKQYSGEQKTLEIFYKFVPRELLRLLTPFNSQPSQLRYLQYISGRNLGSDWPSSDTLLDLDCIILRFLPLFGEKGCRPVIRIYGQDSSSSTTNMGSTLLFTSPKTEEQAHYYQPDECKLVKIDIHQRVQGDVVLECIQLDDVREEMIFRVMFNTTFVRNNVLKLSLDEVDVMWDARDQMPKNFEAEVCFENKNEEFFDVEEIFSDTVDAQDGLLPK
- the LOC110917326 gene encoding formin-like protein 20 isoform X2, yielding MASTVADLQARYSGLSFMVFNFKEGDTRTQISDILSQYDMTVMEYPQQYEGCPILPLQVIHHFLRRSESWLSVEGQQNALLLHCERGGWPVLAFMLAALVLFRKQYSGEQKTLEIFYKFVPRELLRLLTPFNSQPSQLRYLQYISGRNLGSDWPSSDTLLDLDCIILRFLPLFGEKGCRPVIRIYGQDSSSSTTNMGSTLLFTSPKTEEQAHYYQPDECKLVKIDIHQRVQGDVVLECIQLDDVREEMIFRVMFNTTFVRNNVLKLSLDEVDVMWDARDQMPKNFEAEVCFENKNEEFFDVEEIFSDTVDAQDGLLPK